A stretch of Castanea sativa cultivar Marrone di Chiusa Pesio chromosome 2, ASM4071231v1 DNA encodes these proteins:
- the LOC142626468 gene encoding protein transport protein SEC23 G, whose protein sequence is MDFIELEAIEGLRWSWNSWPASKSEATALLVPLSVMCTPLMQSTELPILPYDPLLCSQCGAVLNPYARLDYTSRIWFCPFCYKKNPFPRSYSGIGETNLPAELFPTYSTVEYSFLNPKLNGMSSPSSSVSLTSMSMSMASSFSSTSSLSGLDSLRKVVGPAFVFVVDTCTAEEELGALKNELLLVVEQLPENALVGLVTFDSMVRVHDLGFSECSRVVLFHGEREISSEQTQQFLGLTRTRQQYLGKTPVIQKQGFLLPVSECEFNITTAIEEIHSSPQVMPGHRPLRSTGTAILAALGLLEGCLANTGSRIMVFTSGPATLGPGIVVDSDFRSSIRTHRDLINGHAPYYSKSSSFYKQVSPRLSDASIVLDLFACSLDQVGAAELKDPVERSGGFMMLVESFESSQFRKCLRHIFSCDEEGNLKMHFDATIEIVTTKDLKICGALGPCVSLHKKNNLVSNNEIGEGGTYMWKLGTLTSKTCFSFFFQVNEEHKVQPGSAFSIQFITRYRHGNMGIRKRVTTVARRWVANNSPEIAAGFDQEAAASVMARLAIQRAEDCQARDVIRWLDDTLIRFASKFGDYVQEDPSSFRLSSNFSLYPQFMYYLRRSQFIDVFNSSPDETSFFRLMLNREGVVGSLIMIQPTLLQYSFDGPPIPVLLDVRSISPDVILLFDSYFHVVIHCGSKIAQWRKLGYDKDPNHENLRKLLEAPEVDAEQLIVDRVPVPKIIKCDQHSSQARFLLAKLNPSVTQNSTYTDGSEIIFTDDLSLQVFIDHLQALAVQG, encoded by the exons ATGGATTTCATCGAATTAGAGGCCATCGAAGGCCTCCGTTGGTCATGGAACTCATGGCCAGCGTCGAAATCCGAAGCCACAGCTCTCCTAGTCCCTCTAAGCGTGATGTGCACGCCATTGATGCAATCCACAGAGCTCCCAATCCTCCCTTACGACCCTCTCCTCTGCTCTCAATGCGGCGCCGTGTTGAACCCATACGCTCGCCTCGACTACACCTCTCGCATTTGGTTCTGCCCCTTCTGCTACAAGAAAAACCCCTTTCCGCGCTCTTACTCCGGCATCGGAGAAACCAATCTCCCCGCCGAGCTTTTCCCCACCTACAGTACCGTCGAGTACTCCTTCCTCAATCCCAAGCTCAACGGCATGTCGTCTCCGTCTTCGTCCGTGTCGTTGACGTCCATGTCCATGTCCATGGCGTCGTCGTTTTCGTCCACCTCCTCGCTCTCGGGTTTGGATTCTTTGAGGAAAGTAGTGGGGCCCGCCTTTGTGTTCGTGGTGGACACGTGTACTGCGGAGGAGGAGCTCGGGGCGCTTAAGAATGAGCTGTTGCTTGTTGTGGAGCAGTTGCCGGAGAACGCGCTTGTGGGGCTGGTTACTTTTGATTCCATGGTTCGTGTCCATGATCTTGGGTTTTCGGAGTGTTCGAGGGTCGTCTTGTTTCATGGAGAGCGCGAGATTTCTTCGGAGCAG ACCCAACAGTTTCTGGGTCTTACTCGCACAAGGCAACAGTATCTTGGAAAGACTCCAGTTATCCAAAAGCAGGGGTTTTTGCTACCAGTATCTGAATGTGAGTTCAATATCACCACAGCAATAGAAGAGATCCATTCTTCACCACAGGTCATGCCAGGACATCGCCCTTTAAGGTCCACAGGAACAGCAATTTTAGCTGCACTTGGACTTTTAGAAGGATGCTTAGCGAATACAGGCTCGCGGATCATGGTCTTCACGTCTGGACCAGCAACTTTAGGCCCAGGAATTGTCGTGGACTCAGACTTTAGGAGCTCCATCAGAACTCACCGAGATCTTATTAATGGTCATGCACCTTACTATAGTAAATCTAGCAGCTTCTACAAGCAAGTATCACCGAGATTATCTGATGCATCTATTGTTCTTGATTTGTTTGCTTGTTCTCTTGATCAAGTTGGAGCTGCAGAGCTAAAAGACCCTGTTGAGAGATCAGGTGGATTCATGATGCTAGTAGAGTCATTCGAGTCAAGTCAATTTAGAAAATGCTTGAGGcatatttttagttgtgatgAAGAGGGAAACTTGAAGATGCACTTTGATGCAACTATTGAGATAGTGACcacaaaagatttaaaaatatgtgGAGCCCTTGGACCTTGTGTTTCCCTTCATAAAAAGAACAATTTAGTGAGTAACAATGAGATTGGGGAGGGTGGTACCTATATGTGGAAGTTGGGTACACTCACTAGCAAAacatgcttttcttttttcttccaagTGAACGAAGAGCATAAGGTCCAGCCTGGATCTGCATTCTCCATACAGTTCATTACACGATATCGACATGGGAACATGGGAATCCGAAAAAGAGTGACAACTGTTGCTAGAAGATGGGTTGCAAACAACTCACCAGAAATCGCTGCAGGGTTCGATCAAGAAGCAGCAGCTTCAGTGATGGCAAGACTTGCTATTCAGCGAGCTGAGGATTGTCAAGCTCGGGATGTTATCAGATGGCTGGATGACACACTGATCCGATTTGCTTCTAAGTTTGGAGACTATGTCCAAGAAGATCCTTCTTCCTTCCGCCTTTCATCCAACTTCTCACTTTATCCACAGTTCATGTACTACTTAAGGAGGTCACAGTTTATCGATGTATTCAACAGTTCTCCTGATGAAACTTCCTTCTTCCGGCTGATGCTGAACCGTGAGGGGGTGGTGGGTTCACTTATCATGATCCAACCTACACTTCTCCAATATTCCTTTGATGGGCCGCCAATTCCAGTTCTCCTAGATGTCCGCTCCATTTCTCCAGATGTTATTTTGCTGTTTGATTCTTATTTCCATGTGGTTATTCATTGTGGGTCCAAAATTGCTCAGTGGAGGAAACTTGGCTATGACAAGGACCCAAACCATGAGAATCTAAGAAAGCTATTAGAAGCTCCTGAGGTTGATGCAGAGCAGCTCATAGTTGATAGAGTTCCAGTGCCCAAGATTATAAAATGTGATCAGCATAGTAGTCAGGCAAGgtttcttcttgcaaagttgAATCCATCTGTTACTCAGAATTCAACATACACAGATGGATCGGAAATTATTTTCACAGACGATTTGAGcttgcaagtttttatagatCATTTGCAAGCCCTAGCAGTGCAGGGCTGA
- the LOC142623693 gene encoding uncharacterized protein LOC142623693 isoform X1, whose translation MFGISYGELFLLVGATAALVGTKDLPVIARTAGRLAGRAIGYVQLARGQFDNVMHKSQASQVHKELQETMAQLEAIRYEIRSVSLINPSPLTRRMMDNPEGPAPETNSADNCSSEKFEKEQKPTNNVMKDHSFKTSGLVNLQSQATAYARLAESEAIRTGSLKSNAKIENLNDEAGLFTILPVSAESTGMLPNRKESVKGSDIVLEAIVEAEVAHNAKDFFSQPQNQIQ comes from the exons ATGTTTGGTATTTCCTACGGAGAGCTCTTCCTTTTGGTCGGTGCCACTGCTGCTCTCGtcg GCACAAAGGATCTCCCTGTTATTGCAAGAACTGCAGGGAGGTTAGCGGGTCGAGCAATCGGGTACGTTCAACTAGCTCGTGGCCAATTCGATAATGTTATGCACAAGTCTCAAGCTAGCCAG GTTCACAAAGAACTTCAAGAAACAATGGCACAACTAGAGGCTATTCGTTATGAAATTCGAAGTGTCTCTCTCATTAATCCTAGCCCTTTGACGCGAAGAATGATGGACAATCCTGAGGGTCCTGCTCCTGAAACAAATTCTG CAGACAATTGTTCATCTGAGAAGTTTGAAAAAGAGCAGAAGCCAACAAATAATGTGATGAAG GATCATAGTTTTAAAACTTCAGGTTTGGTTAATTTGCAAAGCCAAGCAACTGCTTATGCTAGATTGGCTGAATCTGAAGCCATAAGGACTGGTTCTTTGAAGAGTAATGCAAAAATAGAAAACCTTAATGATGAAGCTGGTCTCTTCACTATCCTCCCAGTTTCAGCCGAAAGCACCGGGATGCTACCAAATCGCAAGG AAAGTGTGAAAGGATCGGACATTGTGTTGGAAGCTATAGTTGAAGCAGAAGTAGCACATAATGCCAAAGATTTCTTTTCACAGCCCCAGAATCAAATACAATGA
- the LOC142623693 gene encoding uncharacterized protein LOC142623693 isoform X2 encodes MFGISYGELFLLVGATAALVGTKDLPVIARTAGRLAGRAIGYVQLARGQFDNVMHKSQASQVHKELQETMAQLEAIRYEIRSVSLINPSPLTRRMMDNPEGPAPETNSDNCSSEKFEKEQKPTNNVMKDHSFKTSGLVNLQSQATAYARLAESEAIRTGSLKSNAKIENLNDEAGLFTILPVSAESTGMLPNRKESVKGSDIVLEAIVEAEVAHNAKDFFSQPQNQIQ; translated from the exons ATGTTTGGTATTTCCTACGGAGAGCTCTTCCTTTTGGTCGGTGCCACTGCTGCTCTCGtcg GCACAAAGGATCTCCCTGTTATTGCAAGAACTGCAGGGAGGTTAGCGGGTCGAGCAATCGGGTACGTTCAACTAGCTCGTGGCCAATTCGATAATGTTATGCACAAGTCTCAAGCTAGCCAG GTTCACAAAGAACTTCAAGAAACAATGGCACAACTAGAGGCTATTCGTTATGAAATTCGAAGTGTCTCTCTCATTAATCCTAGCCCTTTGACGCGAAGAATGATGGACAATCCTGAGGGTCCTGCTCCTGAAACAAATTCTG ACAATTGTTCATCTGAGAAGTTTGAAAAAGAGCAGAAGCCAACAAATAATGTGATGAAG GATCATAGTTTTAAAACTTCAGGTTTGGTTAATTTGCAAAGCCAAGCAACTGCTTATGCTAGATTGGCTGAATCTGAAGCCATAAGGACTGGTTCTTTGAAGAGTAATGCAAAAATAGAAAACCTTAATGATGAAGCTGGTCTCTTCACTATCCTCCCAGTTTCAGCCGAAAGCACCGGGATGCTACCAAATCGCAAGG AAAGTGTGAAAGGATCGGACATTGTGTTGGAAGCTATAGTTGAAGCAGAAGTAGCACATAATGCCAAAGATTTCTTTTCACAGCCCCAGAATCAAATACAATGA